The Methanohalophilus portucalensis DNA window GTACATCTATAATACGCCCGTATCGCTTGACCATTGAATATCTGTGAGAAATACCCGGTACCATGGTATCAAAAAAGAGATATTAGGGATGAATGGTATCAGGACCACTCATCATCTTTTTCATGCTTGCCTTTTTCTTCAGAGGATGTATCCTCACCCATAGATTTTGCAAGCATCTTTTCAAGACGGTCGATTTTTTCTTCCAGGTTCTTTACATGTTCCTGGGTTGCAACATCAGATTTATTGACAGCTTCCTTGACCCGGGAGGACATCTTTTCCTCCATCTCTTCCTGCTGCTTTCTCTTGGATTCAATCAAGTCTGTCACGAACTTTTTACCTTCTTCCCTGTTAATTTCCCCACTCTCGACGAGGTCCTTAACATATTCATTAATCTTCTCTTCGGTCAGGGCATACAAACCCACGGTAAAAAGCCCAAATTTTTTCATATAATATACAGGATCGTACATTTTATTAAACCTCCAAGAGTATATTGTTTTTCAACGTATATAAAGAAAATGAAAATAAGCAGGAAAATGAATTACCACACAGCCTGAAAACTGTATCCGCATATAAATATCAGAATCACTTTGAAAGCAGCCCTTCAATTCCCTTTCCAATGTAGGTGACACCGGTTGATTCTATGAATTTGTCACATACTTGGCGGGCATCCCCTTCTTCAACCAATGAACCTCCAGATAACAAAACTGCCCTGTGAGCAACTTCTTTCACAAAATCCATGTGATGGCTGACAAAAACTATTGTCGTGCCAAACCTGCGATTTATTTCCTTGAGAGAATTGGTAACATCTCTAAGAGTAATCGGGTCAAGATCTCCAAAAGGTTCATCCAGCATGAGTATATCCGGAGATGTGGCAAGAGATACTGCAATATAGGACCTCACATGTTCCCCACCACTTATCTGTGCAGGTTTCTTTTGAAGTATGTCAGGAGAAAGATCCAGAGCATCAAATACAGGTTCTGCATATTTGGCCACATCGAGTTCCGGCCAGGCGGGGAATAATTCAAGGTAGACCTGTGGCGTCAGTCCCATTTTTGAAAGGGATTGTTCTTTTTCTGCCTCTGCCATATCTGGCAACTGATAAATCGTATCCAACATCTTTTCAGAAATACCCAGCTTCTCTGCTTTTTGGCGGGCGTGTTCTATCGCACCCTGTCTTTTGAGCCTGAGTTTAAAGGCAATATGCTGTCCTATTGTGGAATGGGGGGACAGCGTAAATTCCTGATGCATGATACTCATTCTGCGACGCATTTCCATTCTTTGCGGGCTGAAACGGGAAATATCAATCCAGTTATCCTCAAGAGAATAAAGGACCCTTCCGCTTTGAGGTTCGAGAAGGCCGGCAAGCATCCTTAGCAGGGTTGTTTTCCCACCTCCGGAAGGGCCTATCAAACCCAGTATCTCCCCCCTGTTAACAGAAAGAGAGATATTCTTCAGGTCCAAAACTTCCCCAACTCTCCAGAGAGAATAACGCTTGGCAAGATTTTCTGCCCTGACACAAACCTCTTCTGAAAAAGTACCCAGAGGCTTTTTATCAGCAATTCCATGAAGGAACTTATCCAGAACTTCACCAGAGTCACCTGATGCCACAATTTTTCCTTCATCAATGCAGAGCATATCATCGGCAAGGTAACTCAAAATTTCAGGAAGATGGGATACTACCAGAATAGGAATGTTGAGTTTTTCTTTCAGAAGAAGAATTATGTCCAGTATTTGCTGTTTGGAATCCGGACCAGCCATTGTGACAGGCTCATCAAGAAGCAGCACGGATGGCCGGGATGCAAGCTGGCGGGCAAGAATCAGACGTTGTTTTTCTCCTCCACTCAATGCTCCGGAAAAATGCAGGGCCTTTTCCTTCAAACCCACAATACCCAGATAGGCCATTGCCTCTTCATACATTTCATCATAAAGGGGGTGATCGTTATCCGGAAGGGCTTCGTAACCTTCCCTTGCATAATAAAGCCTGCGGATTATATTTTCAACTGCTTTACCGGACCATAGGCTGAAGTTGCGCTGAAGATGAAGGGCACTATTGCTCATCAAAAAACGTTGACCGGTTTGCCCCATATCAGGATTTATAACCTTTCCGTCGATCTCAATCGTTCCACTGTCAAAGGTTTCAATTCCACGCAGAATTTCCAGTAGCGTAGATTTGCCACTACCACTTTTACCTGTAATGCCAAGTATTTCGCCATTCTGTACGGTAAAACTGATGTCCTCGAGTACCTGTTTTTTCCCGCAGGGAGAATCGTAAATTTTTGAAATACCTTTTACTTTAAGCATTTCCCCACCTCATTAAGGAAATCCATTTTTAACTTTTGATCGCAGAAACGAATTCAGCAATCTTTGCGCGGACATCGCCAGCATCTTCCACGGCAGTACCTGTCACGATCATATCCGCCCCTGCCTTTGCACAGGCAGCTGCAGCATTACGGTCACGGATACCTCCACCTACTATCAAATGTCCTTTATCGATGGCATGTTTCACAGCACCCACCATTTCAACTGGAACCGGTTCATCTGCACCCGAACCTGCCTCGAGATAAACATAGCGCATTCCAAAATAGGATCCTGCAAGAGCATAGGCTGCAGCAAGCTCCGGTTTTGTACGGGGGAGCAAACGTGCATCCCCTACCCACCCAACCGTGCCTCCTGGTTCCACTATCAGGTAGGCCATTGGAATGGGTTCAATGCCGAATTTGCGTACAAGAGGTGCACCCATCGCCTGGTTGGTAACAATATAGTTGATATCCCTGGAATTCAGCAGGCTCATGAAAAAAATAGCATCGGCATATGCGCTCACACCTGCGGAATCGCCGGGGAAAAGAATAGTCGGCACATCAATTTGTTCTTTCATCAGCTGAAGGGTCTGGTCAAGAACCTGACCCATCGCTCCGGTGGAACCCCCAATCATTATAGCATCGGTGCCTCCCTCAACGGCAGCTTTTGCAATCTCTGCCGCTCTTTCGGGTTTTTGGGAGGCGGGGTCTATAAGTGTCAGATGGACACAACCGTCCCTCTTCACGATGTCATTGAGGTACTCTTCCACCTGCATCAGACAGATCAGCCTCTCTTTACTTCCTTGGATTTTACACGGAGATTTTTGTAACCACACTTTCTGCATTTAACAGCCCTTACAGCGTTACGGGCATTGCAATTCATGCAGATCTTCTTATTAAGTATACGTTCCTCAGCTTCGGGGAATCTTGCCATATTCTCACCTTTGTAATGATTGTAATTAAATTAATAGTATCGGGCTGGCTAAATAGCCCTCAAAACATATAATTGTTTTGGGGAGGAATCATCGATAATTCTTATCGATTTCCTCCAGCATCATCTCACGTACTGAACGGGCATCCGCACGACCACGTGTTTTCTTCATTACCTGACCCACAAGGAAGTTCAGGGATTTTTCCTTACCTGCAAAATAATCCTCCAGAGCATCAGGGTTTTCTTTCAAAACTTCCTCTACAGCCTGGTCGACCACATCGCCTTCTACCTTCAGCAGGCCCTTCTCCTTTACAATGTCCATCGGGGACCCGCCTTCATCAAGGATATTGCGTATGATCTCCACAGCTCCCTTTTCGGTGATTTTACCACTGAGTACCAACTCAATGATCTTTACCATATCTTCTACTGTAAAGGAAGCTATGTTGAGATCACGGTAATTGAGCTCTCCCTTGAGGACATCGGAAACCCATACCGCTGCTGCGGCAGGATCTACCTGTGAGGCAACCTCTTCATAGAAATCCGCCACCCTGATGTCAGATGTAAGTGCTTTGGCATGGGTATCCACCATTCCATAATCCGAAATGAACCTGCTGCGCCTGGCATCAGGCAGTTCGGGAAGGGTTTCAAGGATACCCTCAACCCAGCTTCCAACCCTCATGGGCACCAGATCGGGTTCGGGGAAATAACGGTAGTCGTGCTCTTCTTCCTTGGTCCTCATGGAAATCGTGACCCCACGAGCCTCGTCAAAGTGACGTGTTTCCATAACAACCTTTTCTCCCCGGCGTTTGATATTCTTCTGGCGCATGATCTCATAGAGCAGGGCCCTTTCGGCACCTTTGTGGGAAGAGATGTTCTTAACCTCTGTTCGGTCACCGCCACCAATAGAGATATTGGCATCCACCCTCATCGAGCCCTCCAGGGTACTGTCGAAGACATCCAGATACTCAAGGATGTTACGCAGCTTATCCAGGAAACGTCTGGCTTCCCGTGGACTGCGCATATCCGGCTCGGAAACTATCTCAATCAGGGCCATGCCCGAGCGGTTGTAATCAATCAGTGTACCCTTGGACTTTTCAATGGAACCCATGTGCATCAGTCTGCCCGGATCTTCCTCCATATGAGCGCGCCTGATACGAACGACATGTTCACCGTCCTCACCTTCAATTACCACCCTGCCGTCACTGACAATCGGGTAATCATACTGGGTGGTCTGGAAACCTTTTGGAAGATCAGGATAGTAGTAATTCTTACGATGGAACTGGGTTTGTTCCACAATCTCACAGTTTAGGGCCAGTCCGATCCTGATAGCATATTCCACAGCCCTTTTGTTAAGCACCGGCAGGCAACCGGGAAGGCCCATACATACCGGACATACATGAGTATTGGGTTCTGAAGTATGATAATCAGTGGAACAGCCACAGAATAACTTGGTAGCAAGCTTGTTGAGCTGGACATGTATCTCCAGGCCTATCATAACACCATCGGGGTTTTCGTATACCATTTATACCACCTCTCCGGCCAATTTGGTATGATGATCGGTATTTTTCTCAAAAGAGTGGGCTGCTTTGATAATAGTAGCTTCATCAAAGTAGTTCCCAATTACCTGCAGTCCTACAGGCAGACCTTCGGAAAAACCACAAGGGACTGATATGGAAGGTACACCTGCAAGATTAATCGGGACAGTGTTGACATCCGAAAGATACAGGGAGAGAGGATCATCCATTTTTTCCCCTATCTTGAAGGCAGGAGTTGGCATTGTGGGTGCCATTAATACATCCACGTCCTCAAAGGCTCTTTCAAAATCCTGTTTTACAAGAGTGCGAACCTTGAGGGCCTTTAGATAATATTTGTCATGATAACCCGCAGAAAGAGCATATGTTCCAAGCAGGATACGTCTTTTTACCTCTGCACCAAACTTTTCCTGCCGGGTCTTTGAAGCCATCATATGCCAGTTCTCCCCTTCTGAACGATTACCATAGCGAGTGCCGTCAAAACGGGCAAGGTTGGAGGAGGCTTCACTCATTGCTATGATATAATACGCTGCCAGTGCATAGGGTGTGTTTGGCATGGAAACTTTCGTGTACTCAGCTCCCATATCCTCAAACTTGCCAATAGCATCCCATACCAGTTTCTGTACATTATCATCGATGCCTTCCCCGAAATATTCGGCAGGAACTCCGATCTTTAACCCTTCCACATCATCCTGCAGGGCATCAGTATAACCAGCATTATGTTTGACACAGGTTGAATCCCGGTTATCATATGTGCCGATAACGTCCATCAGGGCTGCTACATCTTCCACACGATTTGCCAGTGGACCGATTTGCTCCAGGGAATTGGCATAGGATACAAGGCCGTATCTGGAAACTGCCCCGTAAGTCGGTTTCAGGCCCACAGCCCCACAAAAGGCCGCCGGACAGCGCACCGATCCACCTGTATCCGAACCCAGCGAGACAGGAACCTGCCCTGCAGCTACAGCAGCAGCACTACCCCCCGAAGATCCACCAGCTACTCTTTCTGAATCCCAGGGATTAAGAGTCGGGCCATATGTACTTGTTTCAGTGGAGGTCCCCATACCAAACTCATCCATGTTGGATTTACCGATTATCACTGCACCGGCCTTTCGCAATCTTTCGATCACATGAGCATCATAGGGTGGCACATAGCCATCAAGGATGGCAGAACTGCATGTTGTGGATAATCCCTTGGTGGAAATATTATCCTTGATTGCAATGGGCACACCTGCAAGAGGGCCTTCAATGTTCAGAGAGTCAACTTTTTTAGCCTGATCAATAGCATCTTCTGCAATACAGGTGAAAGCATTAATGTCACTTTTTTCTATTTTTTCCAGATAGGAGGCAACAACTTCCTCGGCTGAAGAGGAACCCATCTTATTTTTTATATCAGATAAACCATCCAGCATTTTTCGGCCCTCAGATGATCTTTGGAGTTTTAATGTAGCCTTCCTGTATCTCTTCAGCATTTGCAAGAATATCATCCTGCTCCAGGGAACCTGTTGGCTTATCTTCCCTGAATACATTCATGACATCTGCAACGTGGTATGTAGGTTTGACATCCGATGTATCCACCTCATCCAGCTGTCCAAAATAATCCAGCACAGTGCTTAGTTCCGATGCAAATTCAAAAGCATCCTCCTCATCGATGTTGACCCGTGCAAGCCAGCCGATGTGTTCTACCTGTTCCTTTGTAATCATAATATGAAGCCTCTGTAAGCGTTATATAGCGTATGTGTTACACAAAAGGTAATGCTATTAATATGTTCTTATCAGGACTTTTTACTCCTGCGGTTTACACCATACATCTGTACCTTTTTCATCCTGGCAAGATTGAGCACCCTGTCCATCTCATAATCCGCCAGGGGCCGGGCCTCCAGAAAACCATTTTCCACAGCTTCATTGAAGATCTCATAACCAATACTGGACCGGGCAAAAACCGTGGTGTAACCATCCGGAGTACCCACCCCCCCGAAACTTATATCGGAATTTTCTGCCGCCATGTCGGTACAGAACTTGCATGATGAAGACCTGTATTCATCAAATTCGGACAGAGAGAATCTGCTTATCTGACCTGCCTGCTCAAACTCGAACTTACCCTTACGGATCTTCATTGCCTCAATATCCGCAAGTCTCATGCCATGGGTTTCAACAAAATCCTTGATGCCTTCATAAGAAAATGTGTCCATACAGAATAGTCCCAGACGCAACACATTGACTCTCATGAACAGATGCAAAAAACCATAGGGACTGCGCTGCATCTTGTGGACTGCGTCTATATTGCAACTTGGACCAACAAAAGCAATACTTCGCATACCCTGCTGAATAGCCTGCATCAACTGTTCCATTGTCATGCTGTGGGAATACATGCTACCAGAGGACTCAAGCACTTGTGCGCGGTCCTCAGCAATAATTGCAACCGGTTTCCAGGGTTGATCCTTTGAATGAGTGGTTACTACCGCACAATCAATCAGACCTTCCTCCAATCCATAAGCCAGCAACGCCGTAACAGCACCCCCATCCTGCCCCTCATGCCGGTCAAGCAGGCTTTTGGCACTGTATGCAAACCTGAGTTTACCCACAAGTTCCTCTTCTGTAGTAATCGTGCGAGGGCACTGGTTGTAACACACACCACATGATGTACATGGGCCCACAATCCTGGGACGTTTATCCTCTATTGTTATGGATTCACAGGATGCAGCACATGCTCCGCAAAGGGTACAGATACCCGGCTTGATAACATCTTTGTTAAGTTTGCCAAAAGAAACACGTTTTTTCTCGTCAAGACTGCGTTTGAGACGTATAACACTTTTTTTCATCTCAGTAAATGTTTTCAGACATTCACTGGAGCAAAAATAATAGGTTTCACCGTCATACTCCTTCTGGAAAGAAGTGTCTTCCTCGACCTCTTTTTTACAAATAGGATCCTGCTTCATTATATCCACCACAAAAACTGTCTACAATAGGATTTATTTGCACTATTATAAATTGATGGCAGAAAACTATAATTAATCTTACTACCCACCATGAGTACATGGATGCCCAGACCAAAGCCGAATTACTGGCAACAGGAAGAGTGGCAATCGATGAAAACCTACTCGGAAAAACCATTGTTTCAAGTGCAGGACCTGGTGCCGGTAAAGTAGGTTTCTTTTTTAGTTCCGGAGGAATCCGGGTAAAACTTGGAGCAGATGCAAAATCCCCTTTAAAAGCGATTGAAAAGAATGGAAATATCTGTATCTACAAAGGTGAGAAACTCCTTGCCTGCGGACAAATTGAAGAAGAATTGCTTCACTGTCCCGAGCAGGCGTATATCAATATGACAGAGACCTGTATATTTGACTGTAAATTCTGCCCGGTCCCTAAACTCAATGGCAGGGTCAAATCAGTGGAAGAAGTGCTGGATATGATAGAAAAAGCACATGATACAGGGAAGATGAAAGCCATATCCATAACTGCCGGGGTTGATGAGACAGTTGAAAAGGAAGTTGAAAGGGCAGTTGAGGTTGTCAGGAAATGCAAAAGATACCATGTACCCATCGGGGTTTCAGTATATCCCACAATCAATTCCAACAAACTGCTAAGAAAGGCCGGCGCAGATGAGATAAAATATAATGTAGAGACCATGGACCGCCAGCTTTACAGCGAACTCTGTGGCGACCAGGACCTTGATTTTATACTGGATTGCCTTTCCGAAGCTGTCCGGATGTTTGGCAAGAACAGGGTTTGTTCCAATTTCATAATTGGTTTGGGAGAAGATGATGAAACTGTAATGCAAGGAATACGGGAACTTGTACGCAGAGGTGTAGTTCCTATCCTGAGACCCGCAGCAAGCCATCCCCTCAGAAAGGGAGAGGTTAATATAGAGAGGCCTTCAAAGGAACGTCTCCTCAAACTCACCCGTTTCCTGAGAGAAGAACTGGATCAAGCCGGGCTTGATACAAGACTGTTCAGGACAATGTGCCTGCCATGCACAGGTTGTGACCTGGGCCCTCATAGAGATCTGGGATGAAAACCAGTAAATAAAAATTCATGCATATTGACACAATATGTCAATGTGTGGAGATTAGGGAAAGTATTTATTGCAAAGGGATTCCAAGGGGTGACTATGAGTCTGTTAGAAAAACTCTATAACATCAATGTGGGCTATATCATAGTAGCGGGGATTGCCCTGACTGCTCTGCTCTTTAAGTTCCTTCTCCAGTATGCCGAAGAAGGAAATTTTGTACTTGTTATATTGCTTGGTCTTGCTATTGCTTTTGTGGCCACATTAATTACCCGGGTACTCAAGAACCAGCGCTATTTGCAACAGCTTAAATAACATTCATTCCTTTCCCAGGCCTTTCAGGATTGCCTCCCTCCATTCAGAGGCGTTTTCCACATCATATATGTGCCTGGTAATACTTTCCTTTGATTCAAGGATTGCAAGTTTATCCTTGTGTAAAATTCCCTGTTTCTCAATCTCTGCCCCTGCAATATCCTTCAATCTGATAGTTTCGATATTGCCTTTATCCATCATGAGAAATCTGCGGTTGGTAAGCACCAGACAACCTTTTTTTTCCTATCCAAATTTCAGGAGGGTTTCGCCCCGCAGAAAAGAAGGACGAAACAATTCAAGATTCTCTGCAAAACTTTTCGGTTCCCTGATCGAAAGGGCCAGTACCTCAGGATTTTTCTCATCTATTACTATATAAAGTGAATTTGTATCCTGTTTCAAACCTATAATCGAACTTGCATCTATTCTCCTGATAAGTTCTTTTTTCTTTGAGAAAAGGGCAGTAGTTATTTTTTCAAAATAGATATGTTTCTTTGTGAGTACCAGCCAGATTTTGTTCCCTTCAATTGTTGCACTATGTCTTCCAAACACTTCCTCTCCGGTTTCAAGCACATCAACCCCCCGTCCTTTCCGGTGGAAACTCTCTCCTTCATCAGGACAATAATGATTAAGCATCTCAGTAAGCAGTGGACCTTCTATCAGCTTGAGATTGTGTTTTGCCCCTTCTTTCCTTCCTTCACCAGTAAAACTGGAAGTAGTAACAATAATTACTCCATCCACATTTTCCCTGTAGGACAAACTGCCATATTCACGCACTTCCTTGACC harbors:
- a CDS encoding Coenzyme F420 hydrogenase/dehydrogenase, beta subunit C-terminal domain → MKQDPICKKEVEEDTSFQKEYDGETYYFCSSECLKTFTEMKKSVIRLKRSLDEKKRVSFGKLNKDVIKPGICTLCGACAASCESITIEDKRPRIVGPCTSCGVCYNQCPRTITTEEELVGKLRFAYSAKSLLDRHEGQDGGAVTALLAYGLEEGLIDCAVVTTHSKDQPWKPVAIIAEDRAQVLESSGSMYSHSMTMEQLMQAIQQGMRSIAFVGPSCNIDAVHKMQRSPYGFLHLFMRVNVLRLGLFCMDTFSYEGIKDFVETHGMRLADIEAMKIRKGKFEFEQAGQISRFSLSEFDEYRSSSCKFCTDMAAENSDISFGGVGTPDGYTTVFARSSIGYEIFNEAVENGFLEARPLADYEMDRVLNLARMKKVQMYGVNRRSKKS
- the gatC gene encoding Asp-tRNA(Asn)/Glu-tRNA(Gln) amidotransferase subunit GatC, which encodes MITKEQVEHIGWLARVNIDEEDAFEFASELSTVLDYFGQLDEVDTSDVKPTYHVADVMNVFREDKPTGSLEQDDILANAEEIQEGYIKTPKII
- a CDS encoding restriction endonuclease, producing MWEINQLLKIDPYDFERLVAHLFEKMGYNTRSTQQSRDGGVDIEISIDNFGLSHRWLVQAKRYSGPVGVKEVREYGSLSYRENVDGVIIVTTSSFTGEGRKEGAKHNLKLIEGPLLTEMLNHYCPDEGESFHRKGRGVDVLETGEEVFGRHSATIEGNKIWLVLTKKHIYFEKITTALFSKKKELIRRIDASSIIGLKQDTNSLYIVIDEKNPEVLALSIREPKSFAENLELFRPSFLRGETLLKFG
- a CDS encoding 50S ribosomal protein L40e gives rise to the protein MARFPEAEERILNKKICMNCNARNAVRAVKCRKCGYKNLRVKSKEVKRG
- a CDS encoding phasin family protein, whose amino-acid sequence is MYDPVYYMKKFGLFTVGLYALTEEKINEYVKDLVESGEINREEGKKFVTDLIESKRKQQEEMEEKMSSRVKEAVNKSDVATQEHVKNLEEKIDRLEKMLAKSMGEDTSSEEKGKHEKDDEWS
- the gatB gene encoding Asp-tRNA(Asn)/Glu-tRNA(Gln) amidotransferase subunit GatB, which produces MVYENPDGVMIGLEIHVQLNKLATKLFCGCSTDYHTSEPNTHVCPVCMGLPGCLPVLNKRAVEYAIRIGLALNCEIVEQTQFHRKNYYYPDLPKGFQTTQYDYPIVSDGRVVIEGEDGEHVVRIRRAHMEEDPGRLMHMGSIEKSKGTLIDYNRSGMALIEIVSEPDMRSPREARRFLDKLRNILEYLDVFDSTLEGSMRVDANISIGGGDRTEVKNISSHKGAERALLYEIMRQKNIKRRGEKVVMETRHFDEARGVTISMRTKEEEHDYRYFPEPDLVPMRVGSWVEGILETLPELPDARRSRFISDYGMVDTHAKALTSDIRVADFYEEVASQVDPAAAAVWVSDVLKGELNYRDLNIASFTVEDMVKIIELVLSGKITEKGAVEIIRNILDEGGSPMDIVKEKGLLKVEGDVVDQAVEEVLKENPDALEDYFAGKEKSLNFLVGQVMKKTRGRADARSVREMMLEEIDKNYR
- a CDS encoding ABC transporter ATP-binding protein, whose protein sequence is MLKVKGISKIYDSPCGKKQVLEDISFTVQNGEILGITGKSGSGKSTLLEILRGIETFDSGTIEIDGKVINPDMGQTGQRFLMSNSALHLQRNFSLWSGKAVENIIRRLYYAREGYEALPDNDHPLYDEMYEEAMAYLGIVGLKEKALHFSGALSGGEKQRLILARQLASRPSVLLLDEPVTMAGPDSKQQILDIILLLKEKLNIPILVVSHLPEILSYLADDMLCIDEGKIVASGDSGEVLDKFLHGIADKKPLGTFSEEVCVRAENLAKRYSLWRVGEVLDLKNISLSVNRGEILGLIGPSGGGKTTLLRMLAGLLEPQSGRVLYSLEDNWIDISRFSPQRMEMRRRMSIMHQEFTLSPHSTIGQHIAFKLRLKRQGAIEHARQKAEKLGISEKMLDTIYQLPDMAEAEKEQSLSKMGLTPQVYLELFPAWPELDVAKYAEPVFDALDLSPDILQKKPAQISGGEHVRSYIAVSLATSPDILMLDEPFGDLDPITLRDVTNSLKEINRRFGTTIVFVSHHMDFVKEVAHRAVLLSGGSLVEEGDARQVCDKFIESTGVTYIGKGIEGLLSK
- a CDS encoding geranylgeranylglyceryl/heptaprenylglyceryl phosphate synthase, which codes for MQVEEYLNDIVKRDGCVHLTLIDPASQKPERAAEIAKAAVEGGTDAIMIGGSTGAMGQVLDQTLQLMKEQIDVPTILFPGDSAGVSAYADAIFFMSLLNSRDINYIVTNQAMGAPLVRKFGIEPIPMAYLIVEPGGTVGWVGDARLLPRTKPELAAAYALAGSYFGMRYVYLEAGSGADEPVPVEMVGAVKHAIDKGHLIVGGGIRDRNAAAACAKAGADMIVTGTAVEDAGDVRAKIAEFVSAIKS
- the gatA gene encoding Asp-tRNA(Asn)/Glu-tRNA(Gln) amidotransferase subunit GatA; translation: MLDGLSDIKNKMGSSSAEEVVASYLEKIEKSDINAFTCIAEDAIDQAKKVDSLNIEGPLAGVPIAIKDNISTKGLSTTCSSAILDGYVPPYDAHVIERLRKAGAVIIGKSNMDEFGMGTSTETSTYGPTLNPWDSERVAGGSSGGSAAAVAAGQVPVSLGSDTGGSVRCPAAFCGAVGLKPTYGAVSRYGLVSYANSLEQIGPLANRVEDVAALMDVIGTYDNRDSTCVKHNAGYTDALQDDVEGLKIGVPAEYFGEGIDDNVQKLVWDAIGKFEDMGAEYTKVSMPNTPYALAAYYIIAMSEASSNLARFDGTRYGNRSEGENWHMMASKTRQEKFGAEVKRRILLGTYALSAGYHDKYYLKALKVRTLVKQDFERAFEDVDVLMAPTMPTPAFKIGEKMDDPLSLYLSDVNTVPINLAGVPSISVPCGFSEGLPVGLQVIGNYFDEATIIKAAHSFEKNTDHHTKLAGEVV
- a CDS encoding radical SAM protein; protein product: MDAQTKAELLATGRVAIDENLLGKTIVSSAGPGAGKVGFFFSSGGIRVKLGADAKSPLKAIEKNGNICIYKGEKLLACGQIEEELLHCPEQAYINMTETCIFDCKFCPVPKLNGRVKSVEEVLDMIEKAHDTGKMKAISITAGVDETVEKEVERAVEVVRKCKRYHVPIGVSVYPTINSNKLLRKAGADEIKYNVETMDRQLYSELCGDQDLDFILDCLSEAVRMFGKNRVCSNFIIGLGEDDETVMQGIRELVRRGVVPILRPAASHPLRKGEVNIERPSKERLLKLTRFLREELDQAGLDTRLFRTMCLPCTGCDLGPHRDLG